The genomic region TCAATTAGCCTGACGTTACCGGCAAATGTCCTGAACTGAAAAATAAAATCACCTGCTTCCTTCTGCATGCGTTCTTGGAATTTCGGCCTGTCAAAATCATTCAATGCACGATAAAATTCGCTAAAATAATCCCGATAAAGTTCCGGAGACAGGTCAAAAGCCTTGTACTTTCTCAAGATCGTTCTTGCCGCGTATTCTCCTTTGCGCAACATTCCAACTGGTGAAGATTTTGGCGGGTGAAAGACAAAGAGTTTGCCTAGCATTCCCTCCGCATTAAGCTTCCCCTCACGGTTGCAACGCCCTGCCGCTTGAGATATCGAATCAATGCCTGCCAATGCCCTGAATACCACGGGAAAATCGATATCAACTCCGGCTTCTACCAGCTGGGTGCCGACAACGCGGATCGGCATTTTATTGGCAAGTCGTTTTTTAATATCTGCGATCGCCTCGCTTCGTTCTTCTCCGCACATATTTGCGGACAGATGAACCGTTCCCTTTGGCATTATTCCATGTAGATCACGGCAGTCCTGTCTTGTATTGACGATACAGAGCACTTGTTCATATTTCTGTAATTCTTCAGACACATTTTCCCATGTCGTTCTTTCATCAGATATTGGAAGATCTATATCAACACGCTTAAAGTCTTTTAGATCTGCTGCATCAGGTGGAACGATTGCGGTCGCACTGGAAATACCGGCAAATTCGGCCTGCTCGCTCCCGATCTTTCCGCAAAGAACCGGTTGAGTGGCCGTACAAAAAACGACCGTAACGCCAAAGTGGGCTACTAAGCCACGCAATACTGACAATATTGGCTTCAAATATTCCGGAGGAAGCATTTGCGCTTCATCGAGAATGATAACACTGTTCGCAAGATTATGCAGCTTCCTGCACGATGAAGGCCTGCTTGCAAGAAGAGATTCGAACAACTGGACATTTGTTGTTACAATGATCGGAGCATCCCAGTTTTCACTGGCTAATCTGCCTTTTTTATCCTCTTCATCTATGTCAATATTGCTATGATGTTCTAAGACAGCTCCATCCCCAAATGCATGACGATAAACTTCAGCCGTCTGTTCAATAATGCTGGTATAGGGGATGGCCATTATGACCCTTTTTTTCTTATGTTCCATCGCATGCTTTAAGGCAAATGCCATAGCAGAAAGCGTTTTACCCCCGCCGGTTGGGACTGTAAGGGAAAAGAAACCGCTTGGAGCGGTGGCTTTGGCCATGCAATCCTCAAGGACTTTGCGACGATATTTATTTATCGGTGTTTTTTCGGCAGCTCCGCACTTTTCAGACATATAGCCTCGAAAATTTTCATACAATGTCTCTAAGCTCGAATATGTACCTCTAAACTTAGAACTTTCAGGATTACACGCCTGTTCTGTGTTCAAAAAATCGGCATCTACCAAGCAGGAAAAGAGCATGCGGACCCATAGATGCAAGTGTTCACTTGCCGATCCACCTTCCTCTTTTGATGAAATGTTTAAAGGATTAGATCGTGGCAACTTTGTTTCGAGGATAGGCTTAGTAAGAGGGTTGTTCCTGATATCTTCAATTTCCCCAACCCTAAGATTTCCTTCTGAATTAAAAATCCGATTTTGAAGATCCCCTCCTGCCTCATCGGGATACCAATCAGGCAATCCGGCATGGTGACCCGCAATAATGGAGGCAAATAATCTGGCTAAAGGCTTGTCTTTAAATTTCTCGAACGCAAAAATAGCGCCTGCCGTGCTATGATTAGGCCTTTTTCCATTGCTCGCATGTTCTATTGGATATCCGCGTTCTCTAAGAAGATAATTCTGCCAGTCAGGCAAATATTTGCCTAGATCATGCCACAAACCGGTCAAATATGCCCAATCACCATTGGAAAATTCATCAGCAAAAACTTTCGCCAACTCCGCCGTTTCTTTTAAATGACTTGCGAGCTCCTGCCACTCTTCCTTGGGCCTTCCTGCCAAACTATGAGCATAATATTTACCCACGTAGCACCTTCTGCCTCCATGTACCCATCTACCGCTAATAAGTCCACCCTAATTTTTCCATTTTCCCGTTGTCAACAGAGGCTTAATCAGCTAATAAGCACGAGGGGTTGAGTCAATGCCAAACGTTATCGCTTTTGTACTTGCAGGTGGAGAAGGTACCAGGCTCAGGCCTTTGACGCAGGACCGTGCCAAACCGGCGGTCCCTTTCGGCGGACGTTATCGTATAATCGATTTTGTCCTTTCCAACCTTGTCAACTCAGGCATCTACAAGATAAAGGTCCTTACCCAGTTCAAATCGGAATCTCTTAACCGGCATCTTAAAAAAGGATGGTTCATAAGCCCCATTCTCGATCAGTATATCGACCCTGTCCCTGCCCAGATGAGGACCGGAAATACATGGTATCAGGGGAGCGCCGATGCCGTGTTCCAGAACATGAATATCTTAAACGACTCCCATGCCGATACGGTGGGCATCTTCGGAGCCGATCATGTATATCGAATGGACATCAGGCAGATGCTAAAGGTCCATCAGAAGAACGACGCCGATGTGACCGTTGCCGCGATCCCATACAATATAAAAGAGGCTCACTCATTCGGCATCATCGGTGTCGACAAGCACTGGCGGATGATCGATTTCAAGGAAAAGCCAAAAAGGCCCATGCCCATTCCGGGTGACAAGTCAAAGGCCCTTGTTTCGATGGGTATCTACATATTCAACGCGGAGTTCCTTAAAAAAGCTATCATTAAGGACGCCGCCAACAAAAAGTCCTCGCACGATTTTGGAAAGAGCATAATCCCTTCTGTCTATAAAAAGGCCAGGGTGATGGTCTATGATTTCTCGCGAAACGCCTACCCCGGCATGACAAAGGACGAAAAGGGCTACTGGCGAGATATAGGTTCCATAGACGCCTACTGGAAATCGTCGATGGACCTTGTGAGCGTCACGCCGGTATTTAACCTTTATAACCATATGTGGCCCATTAGAACCGCGATGGACCCGTCACCTCCGGCCAAGTTCGTCTTTGCGGATGAGCAGAACAAGCGCGTCGGCACGGCGACCGATTCGCTCGTTTCCGAAGGATGCATCATCTCCGGCGGACGCATCTCCAGATCCGTACTTTCACCAAACGTGAGGATAAACAGCTATTCGCTGGTCGAAGAATCGATACTTTTCGAAAATGTGAACGTTGGAAGATATGCAAAGATCAGACGCGCGGTCATCGACAAGAACGTGGACATCCCCCCCAATACGGTCATCGGCTATGACCTAAAGAAGGACAGAAAAAAATATTTCGTATCGGAAAAAGGGATAGTTATCATTCCAAAGGGAGCCAAGATATAACTATGTCGACACCTCACTTAGCATTCCTCTGGCACATGCACCAGCCATACTACCGGAACATCATCACCGGCGACTGCGTTCAGCCGTGGGCCAGGCTTCATGGCGTTCATTCATACTACGACATGATGAAGCTCTACGAGCAGTTTAGCGATATGCATGTCAATATCAACTTCGTCCCTTCGCTTTTGCGCCAGATAAGGGAATATGTCGAACTGGGCATGACAGACAAGTTCCTCGATATCACCAAGATAGACGCCAAAGAGCTCAATCCTGTACAGAAAAAGTTCATCCTCCGCAATTTTTTCATGGCCCACCCGGATAAAATGATAAAGCCGATACCGCGCTACTGGAAGCTCTTTAAAATGCGCGGAAGCGAAACTCACAAGATAGATTTTGAAGGGGCCATCAGATACTTCTCGTGGAAAGATTACCTCGACATACAGGTATATTATAACCTCGCCTGGTTCGGCTTCAAGGCGCGCGAGGAATATCCGGAACTTCAGAAGATGTTATCGCTCACATCCTCTGCCGGAAATTTTACAGAAGAGGACAAAAAGACAGTTCTTAGTATCCAACGGGAGGTCTTAAAAAAACTTCTTGAGTCGATACGAAATGCCTCTCCCAATATTGAACTTACAACAACACCCTACTTTCACCCCATACTCCCGCTCGTCTACGACACCAATATAGCAAAGAGGTGCATGCCGAAAGCTACCCTTCCAACGCGTTTCCAGGCCCCAAAGTTCGCAGACTTTCAGATAAACCACGGCCTTACATATTTCGAGCAGTCGGTAGGCCGCAAACCTAAGGGGATGTGGCCTTCTGAAGGGAGCGTTTGTCCGGAGCTCATCCCCCTACTTGAAAAAGCCGGCGTTGAATGGATAGCTACTGACGAAGGAATACTTGAACGCTCCGGAATATCGGGCGAAAGGAACGAATATCTCTACCAGCCTTATCGTGCTGAGAACAACGACGCCAAGGTCAACATGGTCTTCCGCGATAGGGAACTTTCTGACCTTGTGAGCTTCACATATCAGAAGATGTCGGGGGCAGATGCCGCAACCGACCTCATAAAACGTGTAGAGGAGATAGGAAGATCCACAAAGATCTCGAACCCTCTTATAACGATACTTCTCGACGGCGAGAACCCATGGGAATCCTATGAAGAAAACGGAAAGGCCTTCCTTGTCTCTCTTTTAGATGGTCTTCGCGCTTCTAATATCAGGACAACTACAATAAATAAATATCTCTCCGAAAATCCGCCAACGGCAAAGATAACGCACCTCTTCTCAGGTTCGTGGATAGGTTCTAACTTTGCCATATGGGTAGGAAAACCCCAAAAGAACCAGGCGTGGGGCTATATTAAAAGGTCCATGGACGAGCTCGGCGGCAGGCTCTTAAAGACCCTGGAAAATCACGAACGCACCGACGCCGAACTTAGGGCCCTTGAATCTTTCTGTGCCGCCTGCGGAAGCGACTGGTTCTGGTGGTTCGACGACGACTTCTCTAGCGAATTCAAGAGCGATTTCGACAAGATATTCAGGATGCATCTAAAGAACGCCTTCACTCTATTTGGAAGAGACATCCCGGTATTTCTTTATAACCCAATCTACCACTACAATGATTCGTCACATCATTCCCATGGCCCGCTAAAACCCAACGCGTTCATATATCCTTCGATTGACGGACTGAACACCTCGTTTTTTGAGTGGTCGAACGCCATCACGATAAATATTGGCACGAACAGGGGCCCGATGGCCCAGACCGAAGAACTCTTTGAAACCATCTACTTCGGATTCAATCTGGATAACTTTTACTTAAGGTTCGATCCGCTTGACAAGAACATAACATTTGCCCTTAGGGACCATGAAGAGATAATCATCTATCTCCACAACAAGCACCAATTCAAGACACGGTTGTATTTTAGCGGCACGAAATATCAGTTTGAGTTCGTTGCCGATCCTGAAGGAGAATACGGCAAAGGGGGTCTTAACACAAAATGGGCGGTAAAAAGCGTGTGCGAGCTGGGCTTTAATTTTAAAGAGCTTGGATTCTCTCCAGGCGAAGAGGTTACGATTATTCTAACGGTGGTGAAAAAAGGGATAGAAACCAGGCACTACTCTCACATGACCTTCATTGTGCCCGATGAAACATATGAAAGACAGATGTGGAGAGTGTAGGGACACGCTTCACACAGCGGATATACTGAATAAATGATGAGGCATGGGGGCATGGCGACGATGAAGCATGTCCCTGTCTTGGGAGATCCGCCGTTGGCGGATTGCATATGATAACCTTATTACTTGCATTGCATAACCACCAGCCGGTGGGAAATTTTGAGCACGTCTTCGACATGGCATTCAAAAAGTGTTACTGGCCGGTGCTGAACACACTCGAAGAGTTCCCTCAAATAAAGATATCGCTCCATCATTCGGGTCCCTTGCTTGACTGGGCAAAGAAAAATGAGCCGGAATATCTAAAAAAACTCGTTAGAATGATAAAGGCCGGGCAGATAGAGCCTCTTGGCGGAGGATACTATGAACCAATCCTCGCTGTTATCCCTCCAAGGGACGCCGCGGGCCAGCTAAAGATGATGCGCGAGTTCTGGGAAAAAGAGGCAGGCATCTCCACTAAAGGGATCTGGATGACCGAAAGAATATGGGAACCCTCGCTCACGACCCTTCTGGCCGATAACGACATAAAATATACGATACTCGATGACGAGCATTTCCGCGCGGCCGGGGTTGTGGATGAATTCATACTGAACCATCACCTTACCGAAAGACACGGAAAAACGACATCCATCTTTGCATCCGACAAGACGCTACGCTACCAGATCCCGTTTAAGCTCCCGGAAGACGTCATTGCCCATCTATTGTACCTCTCCGATAAATATCCGGGCGGCGCCGTGACCTACGGCGATGACGGTGAGAAGTTCGGACTCTGGCCGGGAACCCATGAATGGGTGATAGAAAAAGGCTGGCTGAGGAAATTCTTTAAGCTCCTTTTGGATAATAAGGATAAGATAAGGACCCTCACCCTTTCCGAATTCTATGCCGGGAGAAGACCGGAAAATACCGTCTACCTTCCCACATGTTCATATCACGAAATGGGCGAATGGTCCATGCCGGCGCATGCCATCCATCAGATGGAATCTATCAAGGGCTTTCTTGAACAAAACGGCAAGTGGGAGGAGGCAAAGCCGTTCGTGCGAGGTGGCTACTGGGACAATTTCCTCACTAAATATCCGGAATCTAACTACATGCACAAGCGAATGCTGTATGTGAGCGAAAAATTGGAAGAAGCGATGTCATTGCGAGCGCAAGCGAAGCAATCCCCCGGCAAAAATCATACACAGGAGATTGCTTCGTCCGAAGACGGACTCGCAATGACGAATGCGCGCAATGCGCTCTATCGCGCTCAGTGCAATTGCGCCTACTGGCACGGTCTTTTCGGCGGGCTTTATCTTAACTATCTCCGCCATGCGATATTTGAGAACCTTATCGACGCCGATAACATACTTGATGCCTTAGACCACGATCCGGACGCCAAAGAACATGTGCGAATAGAAAGATGTGATATCGACCGCGACCTGACGGATGAAGTGATGCTATCTAACAAACATCTTATAGCCGTCATAAAGCCGAGCGAGGGGGCGGGATTGCTTGAACTTTCTCACAGAAGATCAAAATTGAACCTAAGGAACGTCCTCGCAAGGCGCGAAGAGGCCTATCATAAAAAAAACGCCGAAGTTCATAAGCGCACGAGCGCAGAAGAGAACGGATTAGGGATCTCTTCGATACACGATCTAAGCAAGGACCCGAACGATGCCGGTCCTATTGCATATGACACCTGCAACAGGCTCTCCTTTTGCGATCATATATGGCAAGCACTCCAGAACCCGGCCAACCTTAACGAACTCAAAGATAAGGTCAGCCTGTGCAAACTTCCGTACAAAATAATATCAACGGACAAGGACCACCTTGTATTGACCGCCGAATATGACGGGCTCCATATCGAAAAACTCTATCACATGACCCATGAAGCCAGACTCGTTGTAGAATATGCGCTAAAATGGAAAGAGCCGTTGAAAGAGCCCTTGCGCTTCGGCACGGGACTTAACCTGACCCTTCTTGCGGGACACGACAAGGGAAGATACTATCTGCTTCCTGACGGTGCAAGGGAACTGATGGACGTCGTAAAGGGCCCCGAAAGGACGAACCGCTTAAGGCTGGTAGATGAATATTTTAAGTTCAATCTTGATATAAGCTCCGACACCACGATGGACATATGGCGCTATCCTATCAACACCGTTTCG from Deltaproteobacteria bacterium CG11_big_fil_rev_8_21_14_0_20_49_13 harbors:
- a CDS encoding CRISPR-associated helicase/endonuclease Cas3, with amino-acid sequence MAGRPKEEWQELASHLKETAELAKVFADEFSNGDWAYLTGLWHDLGKYLPDWQNYLLRERGYPIEHASNGKRPNHSTAGAIFAFEKFKDKPLARLFASIIAGHHAGLPDWYPDEAGGDLQNRIFNSEGNLRVGEIEDIRNNPLTKPILETKLPRSNPLNISSKEEGGSASEHLHLWVRMLFSCLVDADFLNTEQACNPESSKFRGTYSSLETLYENFRGYMSEKCGAAEKTPINKYRRKVLEDCMAKATAPSGFFSLTVPTGGGKTLSAMAFALKHAMEHKKKRVIMAIPYTSIIEQTAEVYRHAFGDGAVLEHHSNIDIDEEDKKGRLASENWDAPIIVTTNVQLFESLLASRPSSCRKLHNLANSVIILDEAQMLPPEYLKPILSVLRGLVAHFGVTVVFCTATQPVLCGKIGSEQAEFAGISSATAIVPPDAADLKDFKRVDIDLPISDERTTWENVSEELQKYEQVLCIVNTRQDCRDLHGIMPKGTVHLSANMCGEERSEAIADIKKRLANKMPIRVVGTQLVEAGVDIDFPVVFRALAGIDSISQAAGRCNREGKLNAEGMLGKLFVFHPPKSSPVGMLRKGEYAARTILRKYKAFDLSPELYRDYFSEFYRALNDFDRPKFQERMQKEAGDFIFQFRTFAGNVRLIDDTVQKGIIVRYKGKNKSSFELIELLKRKGPDRWIMRKLQRFIVNVPLNLFYKLQNEGHIEDVFGCWVQSSTGLYKPGYGLLADVKDWDKELFIV
- the glgC gene encoding glucose-1-phosphate adenylyltransferase, which translates into the protein MPNVIAFVLAGGEGTRLRPLTQDRAKPAVPFGGRYRIIDFVLSNLVNSGIYKIKVLTQFKSESLNRHLKKGWFISPILDQYIDPVPAQMRTGNTWYQGSADAVFQNMNILNDSHADTVGIFGADHVYRMDIRQMLKVHQKNDADVTVAAIPYNIKEAHSFGIIGVDKHWRMIDFKEKPKRPMPIPGDKSKALVSMGIYIFNAEFLKKAIIKDAANKKSSHDFGKSIIPSVYKKARVMVYDFSRNAYPGMTKDEKGYWRDIGSIDAYWKSSMDLVSVTPVFNLYNHMWPIRTAMDPSPPAKFVFADEQNKRVGTATDSLVSEGCIISGGRISRSVLSPNVRINSYSLVEESILFENVNVGRYAKIRRAVIDKNVDIPPNTVIGYDLKKDRKKYFVSEKGIVIIPKGAKI